Within Lolium rigidum isolate FL_2022 chromosome 5, APGP_CSIRO_Lrig_0.1, whole genome shotgun sequence, the genomic segment aagtgtctagatacaaccaaatttagataaactgtTGACATCCTTTTATAGACAGAGGTAATACTATATCTTAAGTAATGATAAACACTACCTGAGGGATGTACTTGATTGCTGTCATCATAACCTGTATTGTGCTGAAATTCGCAAAGGACAATCAGCCACTTTTAGCAAGATATATTAATCAAAGACATTTAGATAGCCTAATTGACAATGACTAGCTACCTCAACACTGAAGGTAGAATGAACTTACTTGAATATATCAATAAGCCATAGCCAGTTACTTTTTGGCCAAGCTACAATAAGGCAAACAATAGCAGCTGTCCAGACCACAGCAGTGATTGATATGCACACTTTGGAGACTTTCTGATTCCCACGCTGTATATTTCAAGTTCAAACATTCAACGTTAAGTGTCACAATGAGACAAAGAAGATATATCAGCAGTCCCCAGAGGACAAGTTAACTAACCTCATAGATGAGTACTTGAGAAAGGGTAAAAGCTGTCAAGGTAACAGCATGTACAGAAAAAGCAACATCATTTGCAGCAACAGGAATCATCTGCATCAAATGATATTGAACTAATGTTAATTTTAGGCCTGCGCAATATAATTTTGATACTACCACGGTAGTTTTTTACTTGTTATCAAAACATAGTATCCAGTATGCATCTTTGACCATTACTTTTTTTAGTTATATATAATAGCAAACAATATCAACAATATAGTGATAGTCAAGTATCTGTCACAGTAAAcaaacctctcaaaattttaggtAGCAAGAAATGCTATTCAGCACCAGGGTGCAAAAAAAAAGTAATTCTACGCCCACGATAATTTTTCTGTTGTAAGATTCAGAATTTCTGTTTGCATACATACAATTATGTTTATATTGacccacaacaacaaaaaatcaaCATAAGAAACGTAATATATGAGTCATAACAGCGTAAGAACCacacaaaaaaagtattttatgtCGTGCTTTTGTACGTGGGTGGGTGTAGAATAACTATTTTTCACCATGGGGTTCAAATAGCACGTATATATGTATATTTAATGTTGAAAATTCTAGGCTGTTGGCTGCAGACACTCGAAACTGCATTTATTTCAGAATGGGGGATAGTTCAACGACATCACAAATGACCTAGCATGTTTTGGGCATCAAGTATAAAGGCAAGTACAATAAAAGACATCAATGTGTCTTCTTCAAAAATATTTCTGAAGTCTATCAACATAAATGTAAAATACTTTGTACATTTGAACTTTCTTTTTAATTATCAAATTAGCTAGAAATACTaatagctcacttggttagggaagtggatgtacaacccaaccACCCAGGTTCAAATCCCAAGGGACACaagtttgggttcttattatttcaaaaaCAATCACTGTAGGGATTTCCCCTACCATATTCCTTTTTTAAAAAGCTAGAAATACTATactttaaaattttcatattCAGTTACACAAGAATATTAGTATTTCTAGctgaaaaaattatttgaaatttgtCAGCTAAAACTGAGTCGATAATATGTTTTTACATCAAGGAAATCTATACCATATGCCTAGCAGATTTCATATTGGTCCGTGGTTACTAGGGGGCAGCAATGGTACATAGGTATCATATATATTTTCTTAGTGGAAATCGGCGACTTTTACTGGCTAAATAATAGATGTGATTGTGCATGGGCAGTCGGCATTGAGTTGTAGTGATGAAAGTGAAAAATAAAATCATGTGAGCACAGTCGATGAATAAATAGCACAAAAGGCTGGTCAATCGCAAAAACTGAGCCCTGCACATACCAAGATAGTGATGGCTTTAAATgcaaatgaagaaaaaaaaagtgtttAGTACAGCTGCTTGTAATTACCCATGAACTTGTTAGGGTTCACTGTACAAACCTGAACTTTAATTTGGTTCAAATTACCAACCCTAATATTGAAAACCATTCACAATACCCAACCTTCTCAATTGATCAGTTTTTTCCAATTTAGCGGTGCTGTGTCAGACTTTCTACTCTCTGCCACGTCATCTCTTTTCTCTCTCCTTGCAGCTGAAACTACAACCGCAGGTTTCTCTTAATCTGTATATCAGCGTGAGCAGAAATTTCACCAGATTGGTCGATGAATGATGCTTGATTTACTGGAATACGTCCAAAATTTCTGAACAGTTTGAATTTTGAAACCAAACAGTACTGAAAGCACAAGTTTCTTTCAAATAGTATGTCAATTTTATCGGAAAACTTACCAAATTAGTCTACTGGAttcttttttcaaaattttcagtgtAGATTGAATTCTGAACCAAAACTTAAAAGTTGTTATAGACAGCAAGTTTACATAACTAAATAAGTGAGAAAAAACTGGGAATCAAGAAAATCAATACCGGTTAATCGACGAGGGAGGTATAGCGAACGTTTTTCAGAGTTTGTGGGTGTAATATGAACCACATTCAAAGTTTGAGGTTGTAGAGTGAACCCTAGGACAAGTTCAGGGGGTAAAGTGGGCTTCTCTCAGTACCATGTCGTAACTAACATGAAAATGCAAAAATTATCTCCCTAACCGACTCAGCATAGAAACGAAATAAATTTGTATAAGAGCCACATATTATCCCATCCAAATTCAGCTGTACTAGTTTCTTGCATATCTAAGAATAAGTCCAAACAGTAGGTATCTGACTACACATCACACTTGATAGCAAATTTGTTATGACACCGGGGGAAAAGTAAGTGATGCCTAACCTCTTTATCACCAAACTTGTCATGATACTGTTTCTGGATGACAGGGCTGAAGAATAGAGCAGCATTATATATGAGGTAGGAAGAGTGCTTTGTCAAGTTCAGCACCAGGAAATCAAAGTTCAAACCCACGACACTGCAATTGATGAATACAGTTAAAGAGCAGAACATGGAACTTAAATAACACCAAACATAAATTCACACCTTTTATTCATATTAATATTCTGACGCGATTAGAGGATTTAAGTCCATCATGTCCAAAGCAAATATTGACCAATGTAAAGGTGGTCAACTCAGGGGAGACAATCCAACAATATATAAGACAGTGCCAACAGACTCAAAACGAGCTGCAAGAAATGGCGGATTACACTTCCGCAAGGTTGTGTAGCATTCGAACAATACCAAACTTAACTGAAAGTTCAAATTACACTATAAAAACAGCAAACTGACCAAAAGTAAGGTTACACAGGCAGGGATCTTCAAGTCCAACAACTAAAGGGCATACCAAAGTGGGGTGCTAATCACCAGAAACGTCTGCAATCCATTTTAATAAGCGCCTATTTTCTGAATAACAAACCATGAGGACTACACTGCAGGGTCCACCTCTATGTTAATCCAAATGTGTTTAACCCAATGAAAACTTCAGACGCAGTACGTTTCTAATTCATGATTTTTATCTGACACAACTGCAGGAGTAGTTTTACTGGTTTGTCTACTGCCTCGTAGTAGTTCTCACAATCATGAGTGATATATAGTTTTTAAGCACGACAAACAGCTATGGTGCGTATATACACACCACATGTCCTATGTATTCCAAAGGTTCACTCAACTCACTGGCCACTACCTTTCGGTTTGCTTCACTAAAACCTGCACACATGTCACCCTCCTGTAACCGGGGCAATATCTTGTCACAGGGACAAAACAATCGCGACAATTACGAGAATTTGGCACACACGAAGACAGGGTTTGGCATCAGCTCAACATAAACTGCACCTTCTGAACATTTGACACTTCTCATCATCATTTCCATCTTCCACAGGTACCGGACAAATTTCTTTTTGATTTGCCAATTAAGAGGGCGGATTTCCCCCTAACCAAGACACATACACTACTAGGTGACAAAGGAAGCAAAGCCTAAAGATCAAGTGAAGCCCCAGACGCGCGGACGGAGCGTCAACTGACAGCGTGAGAAGAAAGGGGAGAAAGAAACACACAGACAGACCTCTTGCGCTTGTAGTTGAGGACGACCTGCGGGTAGAAGCTGAAGGACCAGGCCGCGAAGGCGATCCAGCCGATGACCTGGTACAGCACCTCCAGCCCCACCGAGTTCCACGACGACGACATCGCCGGCGCCGCCCGAAACCGGCTGATCCGCTATCCTCTTGGCTTTCTTTGACCTTCTGATCTCGATTTCTATTGTCTCACCGAATTCTCCCGGCCGGCTCCACGGAACTTTATAGTGCGGaggagaatcctggctccggaggCGATGGAATCCTTAATGTCTCTCCTACCGCGGCGTCGCTGTCACCGCCGCCGCAAGGCGTTGCTTGCTGGGGAAAAGATGGATGGTGTTCAAGACGGACACTGCGGAGTCCGTTTATTTCCCGGTTACCCGGGACTGGTGTCTGAAGTCTGAACGGATCCAGACGGATTCCCGGCAACGTACAGAATACAGGAGAGGTGGAGAAAGAGGCACGCTGTTCAGTGCAGTTGCGCATTCTGCTTTGCAGTTATTACCATATTGACAAGGTGAGACACATCTGGCCCACGCACAAACTATTCCGGAATCTAAGGCAATTGTATCTTCTACGAAAGAATCTCTACAATGCATATtttagaatctaaaggaaatagtatCTTCTACAACAGTATCTCTAAAGTGCCCAAAATTGcaaacggaggccgagctacatgtagccttttatttttttaaatttgaaaaacatGATTCTAAGTTTTAAAAAGTCTGAAAAAATCTGAATGTAGATAATGAAAAAATCTACAAACGTGTAAAATTTCAAtatgaaattctttgtattgtaaactacacaaaaatgacaaaatctaacatgttttatagttttgaaatgtgcactattcactattctcagatccacacatttgacatttttgtgtagtctaaaCTATTAaaaatttcacattgagattttgcatgtttgtagattcCATCATTGGCTATATCTAAAACTTTTTTCAAAAACTTTTGAAACATAGAAACAAGATTTCCGAGTTTTCTAAATTAAAGAGCTACATGCAGCTCAGCCTCCATTTGTTCACTCTATATGGTATTTCAGAATAATAAAGGCCATACATTCTCGTACTACTATATTTTAAAAGCATAAACCTAAATACACACACAAACTATTTCAGAACCTAAGGCCATAGTGTCTTCTATTTAGCAGCACGGGCGTGCccaagaaaattttgaaataccatAGAGAGGTATCTCTACTAGGTATATTTTGAAATAAAGCATTTgcatcatcgatttcatcttgCACGGGTATCTCTCTTCTTTTTGAGAAAATGCAGACCCTTAGATCTATACCCATGCACTCATCTATGAATCGCTTGCATGAGGCGAGCACATCCGAAAGACTGAACTCGCATGGTATGTCTTTAGATTGACGAGATCACCACATGCATCTCGCTATCGACGAAAACGCCGTCTCCTAATAAAAGAATAACTCGCATGTATTGGACACATATGAGTCAAACCTAAAGTTTGAAATCCACATATTAATTTATTTATAGAACCTTAAGTAAAGTTTCTAGTTATATGTGCCATGGAATCATATCATGATACCAATATCAACTTTTTCTTCATTAACTGTTGTGTCACCGTTATTTTTTGCTCATATGGTATGCATGATACTACGTACGGTACATTTCCACTATAGCCACTATGGGTAGCCTAATTTAAAGATAGAGTACATACGCAACATGTTTCCATTGATAGAAACCATATGAGTTCGCTACAACCTCAACAACATAGCAAAGTAAACCTCCATGGTTTTTTAGTTCCAAAACTATAAAACAGAAAAAAGCTAAACTAGGAAGAGCAGAGAAGAAAACATCAACAAGAGGACTCCTCCTAAGAAGTGAGAGCTACACTTATACACATCTCACTCCCATAGCAGCTTTTCAAGATGGTAGCTCAGGTTTTTCGCGCCCTACCTCTTTTTTTTTGTTGGCCCTGAAGCAAACTGACATCACCATTTCCTTTAAGCAAAGACTTCGTTTAGCAAAATCTTCTCGCTACATCGTCACTCTTGGATTCCATGACGCCTAGCTTTCTCTCGCTCCAAACACTTCATCTGGCCATTTCTTCTGAAAACATGCTAAGTTCCTTGTCTTCCAAATCCCCAAAATAACAGCTGCAATCACCAAGGCCACCAGTTTACTATTCCAACCTTTTAAACTTTCACCAAAACATTGGCACTTGAAAAGGGTATGTTAAAGTCAATGGCTACACTCGCCATGTTCCAAATATACCTGGCTAAGGTGGTATATAGTTTCATTTCCTCCGCAGAAAAGGCAACATTTCGAACATGAACCTCCCCTGTGTAGTAAAACGTGGGTCAAAATGCTCCCTTTAAGTACTAGCCAAAGGAAGGTTCTAACTCTCATAGGAATTTTGAACTTCCACATGAATTTGTATGGAACCACACCATAATTTTGTAAGGCCCTGTAAAGTGATTAAACAGTGAACACCCGAGATAACTTCCACCAAATTTTATCTGGATCATTTGACAGTGTCACAACATCACAAAAATTACATAGTTGCAACCATTGATCTTTCTTTTGTCAAACAATTTCTCTTCTAAATTTGAGATTTCGGATCCCTATGGCAAAATCCTTGTTCACAGTAATATAAAGATTTAGAGAAATAGAGGAAAGTCTGGGAAAGCAAGAGATGGGGGTTGATCATTTATCCATTGATCCTCCCAAAATATCGTGCTCATCCCATTCCCTACCACAAATCTACAATACGACCAACACATATTTTTTTCACCTCCATCAACCCTTGCCAGAAATGAGAGTCCCAAGGTTTGGACTCCACCTGTCCAAGAGTTTCTGAAGACATGTATTTTAACCTAAGAATTTGTTGCCGAATACCATCCTCATTAAAAAGTTTCCGAAGCTATTTTGATAATAAGGAGATATTCCTTAGATCAAGGTTTAAAATCCCTAGCCCGCCCTGATCTTTTGGAACACAAATAATGTCCCATCTGATAAGGtggtatttttttccttttttcttcctCCCTAGGAACCTTGATTTGTGCATATTCATCCTTCCTAGCGGACCTTTAGCCACTCTATAGAAAGATAGCATATACAGAGGTATACTCAACACATAGGAATTAATTAGGCTAACTTTCCCACCCATGGCTAAGATTTTCCCTTGCCAACATCCCACCTTCCCTTCCATTCTATTTTCGCAGgtcgttttgatttttttttattaatGGGCACTCATAAATATTTTATTGCAAGTGACCCAGTGTTACAAGTAAAGATTTCTTCAAAAACTTGCTTTCTCTCGAGAGACTCTCCTAGATAGTATATTTCgtttttatgaaaattaattttcaatccTGTCAAGTTTCAAAATAAACGGAGAAGAAATTTAAGGTCCTTTTGAGCAACAATATAGTATCATCTACATGGATAGCTATACCAGCAAGCCCGCTTCCTATGCTCTACTTACGAGAATTGACAATATGTTAGCTACTATGTGAAAGAGCAACGGCGAGAGTGGATCCCACTATCGCAAACCCTTAAAACATATTAAAATAAGGACCGTGAAATACCCATTGTGTATAGGTCATTATACGTGACGCCTAATCAATAGCCTCATTGACATCTAAGATAGTGGATAAAGGGCTCAAAGTCCTTTTATCTCCCAAGCTCCAATGCTACATGTATagtaaaattttaaaattatatTTACAAGTTTTAGAGAAAGTGAAACAAAATTCTATAAGTAGTTAATGATGTATCCCAtgaacatgcaaaatctcaattcaATTATTTTACATTTCGAGCTATAGAAAAAGGCAAAGTATGAATATTTTGAAGATCTAAAGTTATTATATTTAGATCCgcatttttgttatttttatgtcGCTTAAAATAAAAAACATTTTAAATTAAGATTTTACATGTTTATGAGATATATATCATTAGCTAcatttaatattttattttacAATTTTTGAAACTTGCAGGGTGAGCGGGAGCCAAAAATCTCCACTCTAAGACGGAAAGTCTTATAAAATACTCCCTTTGTTTGGATATGTAAGATGTTGGAGTATTTTTTATATTCATCCACTTTAGTTGTATCGAGTTTACTTTTAGTGTGTAGGCTTATAtattttagtttgtatctagtctactttaaAAATAGAGCATTGGAGTTcgggaaaatatctagtgataccacaccttaAATGATTTCATGATACCACTCTTCAAAATTTCAATTAtaagtgtcaaaaaaattgaaaacaaatttgtggctgttCACAAGATGCGTGTTTACACTCCACAGAATTTtcagactcaaattcaaaaatacacaaacagaaacaaaaaagacaaatactATGTGTTTCTTCGACTTGCTCTGGtaccatctgtagtgacctcaccttTAAGGTGCAGATCCCTGTGTTTTTAGTGCTAGTCTCGGAtcaactgctagcacacacagttcagAATGAAATACCAAATAGGAAAGAACAATTATTACACGTATGATCCAGCGAAAATAACATAGTTCATTACAATTTGCATAGCTCATGGTTAGCGTTTATTCAGAGTTCACAACGGTAAATTAaaagcatggagccatctttCTT encodes:
- the LOC124653556 gene encoding cystinosin homolog, which gives rise to MSSSWNSVGLEVLYQVIGWIAFAAWSFSFYPQVVLNYKRKSVVGLNFDFLVLNLTKHSSYLIYNAALFFSPVIQKQYHDKFGDKEMIPVAANDVAFSVHAVTLTAFTLSQVLIYERGNQKVSKVCISITAVVWTAAIVCLIVAWPKSNWLWLIDIFNTIQVMMTAIKYIPQAVMNFRRKSTTGWSIGNILLDLTGGVLNFGQMGVQSIDQHTLVNFYGNIGKTLLSLEVVFFDVIFIIQHYVLYPVKRDENGKAIISERVAPLIRPLDKPEEDSV